One genomic segment of Gossypium arboreum isolate Shixiya-1 chromosome 3, ASM2569848v2, whole genome shotgun sequence includes these proteins:
- the LOC108471537 gene encoding phospholipase D zeta 1-like: MIIDDRAVLIGSANINDRSLLGSRDSEIGVLIEDKEFVDSWKGGNPWKAGKFALSLHLSLWSTSWSSLRRDKSNNRPHYRFKLQRYMGWDCKGKNRNSINFQYFFILYS, translated from the exons ATGATAATTGATGACCGTGCTGTCTTAATTGGATCTGCTAATATTAACGATAGAAGTTTACTCGGCTCAAGAGATTCAGAG ATTGGCGTGCTTATCGAAGACAAAGAATTTGTTGATTCATGGAAGGGAGGAAATCCTTGGAAGGCTGGAAAATTTGCTTTGAGCCTTCACCTTTCATTGTGGTCCACATCTTGGTCTTCACTGAGGAGAG ATAAATCAAATAATCGACCCCATTATCGATTCAAGTTACAAAGATATATGGGTTGGGACTGCAAAGGTAAGAACCGGAATTCCATTAATTTTCAgtactttttcattttatattcTTAA